Sequence from the Mycobacterium florentinum genome:
GGAGAACAGCACGGAGAGCGGGTCGGTGCCCAACTCGTGAATGTTGGTGGAGCGGTGCAGCAGTACCGAGTGCAGTTGCCGCCCGGACATTTGGTTCTGGATGACCGTCGTGATCATCAACACGAATAGCCAGCCGTACGTTAGCGGCGCGCCGCTGACGAAATGCCAGACTCCCAGCGCCAGGCTGCGTAGACGCGCCCCCACCGATCCTTCCGCCACGGCGTCCACCTTTGCATGCCCGGCGGCTTGGGCAAACTGTTATGCCGCCTTTTCGGGTTCGGGTCGTAGATGCCGCCACCAGCAATAGACATAGAGCACCATCGACATCACCAAGGCGACGATGACCCAGAGCGTGACCGTCACGTCAACCCAGGACCCGATCGGGGGCGCGTCGGGCAGAGCATTTCGCAGTGGTATCACCGCGAAGAGCATTGCCGCGTACCACGTTGTCATCGGTGGCTGGAATTTTCGCTTATCGCGCGCCGTCTGAATCGCGACGAATGCGCCCACTCCGGCCACCGCGAGCATCACCACAATGATGACGGCGGCGAACAACGCGATGCTGGGCGACCGGCGCAGTTCGACTCGGTACGGCGACTGCGGATTACCGTCACCAGCAACGGAGAGCCGCCAGCCGGAGACACGGTCGACGAATTTCACCGGCAACTGTTCGGGTCTCTCGCTGCCATAGATGAGGTCGACGGTGATCGGCCCCGATTGATACTTATCCAAGGGCCACACCGACGGATCTCCGCTAATCGTCAGCGGGACAGGGTATTCGCCCGGAAGCATTCCCTTCGTCCACGCGCGCTTGCTGGGCGTGACCGCGGAGTGCACCACGACGGCGAAGTCTTGGTTGAGGCCGCGCGTTCCCGGATCCAGCAGCCCGGGCCCGGGGGTAACGGTCACGTTGGTATGAACCGCGCCCTTCATCGACTGGAGCTCGAGGAAGTCGATCGTCACCGTGGTCCCGTCGGCCTCGGGCTTGCCTTGGGTCAGTTGCAGCGGGCAGCCGCAACCGGACCTGGCGTAGAGCGAGACCGTGGTGATGTAGGCGCCGATGAAGAAAATGACCAGAGCCATGATCGAAAACTTCATGAACCGAGTGCCTCTGGCGAAACCGTTCGATGCCAAGGTTGCCTCCCCGCTGACCGGGCTGTCCTGAGATGGGGTCCCGGCGAGAAATACTAGGCCCGCTGCCCGCCGCAGCTACGGCCCGCCACTCGAGACGGACGCCAGCTCATCGGGTCCGGGCCGCAAATGCCGCCACCAGCAAGAGATGTAGAGCACCATCGAGATCACCAGCACGACAATCACCCAGAGCACGATCGTGACGTCAATCCAGCTTCCGAATGGTGGCGAGTCGGGTAGTGCAGTTCGCAGCGGCATCACCGCAAAGAGCATCGCCGCGTACCACGTTGTCATCGGCGGCTGGAACTTTCGTCGGTTCCGCACCGTCTGGACCGCAACGAACAGGCCCAGGCCGGCAAGGGAAAGGTACACACCGACGATGACCACACCGAACGCCACGGTGCTCGACGTCCGGGAGAAATCCAATCGATATGGCGGGGCATCTCGCCTTTGCCGACCTCAGTCGCGCCGACCTGCCAGCCCAGCAGGCGGTCGACGAATGTCACCGTCGCCCGTTGCGGCACTGCGGCGGGGCCGCGGTCGAGTTCGATTGCGATGGGCTTCGTACGGTAGTGATCGAAGGGCCAATCCCCGACGTCGCCGGAAAGGATCAGCGATACCGGGAAGACATCGGGCAGTGTGCCCTTCGACCAGGCACGCTTGCTCGGCGTGACCACCGATGAGACGTCGACATCGAGGTCTTCCTTGAGTTTGTGGGTCGCCGGATCCAGCAGCGCGGGTCCGGGTGTAATGGTGACGTTGCCGAC
This genomic interval carries:
- a CDS encoding DUF4436 domain-containing protein, whose protein sequence is MKFSIMALVIFFIGAYITTVSLYARSGCGCPLQLTQGKPEADGTTVTIDFLELQSMKGAVHTNVTVTPGPGLLDPGTRGLNQDFAVVVHSAVTPSKRAWTKGMLPGEYPVPLTISGDPSVWPLDKYQSGPITVDLIYGSERPEQLPVKFVDRVSGWRLSVAGDGNPQSPYRVELRRSPSIALFAAVIIVVMLAVAGVGAFVAIQTARDKRKFQPPMTTWYAAMLFAVIPLRNALPDAPPIGSWVDVTVTLWVIVALVMSMVLYVYCWWRHLRPEPEKAA